One region of Mycolicibacterium rhodesiae NBB3 genomic DNA includes:
- a CDS encoding TetR/AcrR family transcriptional regulator, whose protein sequence is MKADPSVVDKTPGAGRPRDPRIDAAILRATAELLVEIGYSNLTMAAVADRAGTTKTALYRRWSSKAELVHEAAFPAAPTAIETPPGDIKADIRAMIDAAREVFTSPLVRAALPGLISDMTADAELNARVRERFADVFVAVRTRLADAVARGEVHADIDPNRLVEVIGGATLLRMLLWPDDPLGAAWVDQTTAIVVHGVIA, encoded by the coding sequence ATGAAAGCAGACCCGTCGGTCGTTGACAAGACCCCAGGCGCCGGGCGCCCTCGGGATCCACGCATTGACGCTGCCATTCTCCGCGCGACCGCCGAGTTGTTGGTGGAAATCGGCTATAGCAACCTCACGATGGCCGCGGTCGCCGACCGGGCGGGCACTACCAAGACGGCGTTGTACCGCCGGTGGTCCAGCAAGGCCGAACTGGTGCACGAGGCCGCATTTCCCGCCGCGCCCACGGCAATCGAGACGCCGCCGGGCGACATCAAGGCCGACATTCGCGCGATGATCGACGCCGCCCGCGAGGTGTTCACCAGCCCGCTGGTGCGCGCGGCGCTGCCCGGTTTGATCTCGGACATGACTGCCGACGCGGAGCTGAATGCCCGTGTGAGGGAGCGCTTCGCCGACGTGTTCGTCGCGGTGCGTACCCGACTGGCCGACGCGGTCGCCCGCGGCGAGGTGCATGCCGACATCGACCCGAACAGACTCGTCGAAGTCATCGGCGGCGCGACCCTGCTGCGGATGTTGTTGTGGCCTGACGACCCGCTCGGGGCCGCCTGGGTCGACCAGACCACCGCCATCGTCGTCCATGGTGTGATCGCATAG
- a CDS encoding flavin-containing monooxygenase — protein MDGDERLREEMMDGEFVDVVIIGAGISGIGAAYRIHEKNPHLSYTVLERRARIGGTWDLNRYPGIRSDSDIFTLSYPFEPWTRPENVADGPDIREYLTETARKHGIDSHIRFNTRVLSADWDSATDTWTVQTEQDGESPQSKTYRCRFLFFGTGYYNYDEPYRPDFPGIEQFTGDVVHPQHWPESLDYTGKRLVVIGSGATAVSMIPALTEKAGHVTMLQRSPTYILSTPRINPVVQLLRKVLPKRLGYAAARLYNTFFTVFVYAFARTAPRLSRAYVRGNARRNLPKGYPVDIHFKPRYDPWDQRLCAILDNDFYETIADGRLDVVTDQIDHIDADGIALRSGKRLDADIIITATGIQLQALGGVVLSVDGADVKPQDRFVYKEHMLEDVPNVAWCVGYINASWTLRADLTARAVANLLAYMDSHGYTHAYPHLGDKPMPEKPAWNINAGYVQRAGHVLPKSGTHRPWNVRHNYVLDVIDHRLDRIEESMVFGRALDRTVSSA, from the coding sequence ATGGATGGCGATGAGCGCTTGCGCGAAGAGATGATGGATGGCGAATTCGTCGATGTGGTGATCATTGGTGCCGGAATCTCCGGGATCGGCGCCGCCTATCGGATCCACGAGAAGAATCCGCACCTGAGCTACACGGTGCTCGAGCGCCGGGCCCGTATCGGCGGCACCTGGGATCTGAACCGCTATCCGGGCATCCGCTCGGACAGCGACATCTTCACCCTGAGCTACCCCTTCGAACCGTGGACCAGACCCGAGAACGTCGCCGACGGCCCGGACATCCGCGAGTACCTGACCGAGACCGCACGCAAACACGGCATCGACTCCCACATCCGGTTCAACACCCGCGTCCTGTCCGCCGATTGGGATTCGGCCACCGACACCTGGACCGTGCAGACCGAGCAGGACGGCGAGTCCCCCCAGTCCAAGACCTACCGTTGTCGCTTCCTGTTTTTCGGCACCGGCTACTACAACTACGACGAGCCCTACCGGCCCGACTTCCCCGGCATCGAGCAGTTCACCGGCGACGTCGTCCACCCCCAGCACTGGCCCGAATCGCTCGACTACACCGGCAAGCGGTTGGTGGTGATCGGGAGCGGCGCGACCGCGGTCAGCATGATCCCCGCGCTGACCGAAAAGGCCGGCCACGTCACGATGCTGCAGCGTTCGCCGACGTACATCCTGTCGACGCCTCGGATCAATCCGGTCGTGCAGCTTCTCCGGAAGGTGTTGCCCAAGCGGCTCGGCTATGCCGCCGCCCGGCTCTACAACACGTTCTTCACAGTTTTCGTCTACGCCTTCGCCCGCACGGCTCCGCGTCTGTCCAGGGCGTATGTGCGCGGAAATGCGAGACGCAATCTGCCCAAGGGCTATCCGGTCGACATCCACTTCAAGCCACGGTATGACCCTTGGGATCAGCGGCTGTGCGCGATTCTCGACAACGACTTCTACGAGACGATCGCCGACGGTCGACTGGACGTGGTGACCGACCAGATCGACCACATCGACGCCGACGGCATCGCGCTGCGTTCCGGGAAGCGCCTGGACGCCGACATCATCATCACCGCGACCGGGATTCAGTTGCAGGCACTCGGCGGCGTCGTGCTCAGTGTCGACGGCGCCGACGTCAAACCACAGGACCGGTTCGTCTACAAGGAGCACATGCTCGAGGACGTTCCGAATGTCGCGTGGTGCGTCGGCTACATCAACGCCTCGTGGACGTTGCGTGCTGACCTCACCGCCCGCGCCGTGGCGAACCTCTTGGCGTACATGGATTCCCACGGCTACACGCACGCGTACCCGCACCTCGGCGACAAACCCATGCCGGAGAAGCCCGCATGGAACATCAACGCCGGCTACGTGCAACGCGCCGGGCATGTGCTCCCCAAATCGGGCACCCATCGTCCCTGGAATGTGCGGCACAACTACGTGCTGGACGTCATCGACCACCGGTTGGACCGCATCGAGGAATCGATGGTGTTCGGCCGTGCTTTGGACAGGACAGTCAGCTCGGCCTAG
- a CDS encoding helix-turn-helix transcriptional regulator, with translation MSAGTAAALPQICCPTVWLWPGLALYAGPSLDLEPHSGSVWCFAVGIDGPLSVTTPDGATAEGTSVLIPPRLTHKLVCLGRGLVSCYLEPTSVRAESCRNRVSRWHGEIGVGHAAQRELVFTPTDDQSACRWLDLAAPPSQRAVDPRVTAAAHRIRVDPATAVSAQELAAGAGLSESRFLHLFRDELGTTLRRYRIWVRLVHAGVAIAGGANLTEAAMKSGFASPSHLADRFKSTFGLSASQLLQTGLVVRTP, from the coding sequence ATGAGCGCTGGGACGGCTGCGGCGCTTCCACAAATCTGCTGCCCAACGGTGTGGCTATGGCCCGGACTGGCGCTTTATGCAGGTCCGAGCCTCGATCTGGAACCCCATTCCGGATCGGTCTGGTGCTTCGCCGTCGGCATCGACGGGCCGCTGTCGGTGACGACGCCCGACGGTGCGACCGCAGAAGGCACGAGCGTGCTCATTCCCCCGCGGCTGACCCACAAGCTGGTCTGCCTCGGGCGGGGACTGGTGTCCTGCTATCTGGAGCCGACGTCTGTGCGCGCCGAGTCGTGCCGAAACCGGGTATCGCGTTGGCACGGCGAGATCGGCGTGGGCCACGCGGCGCAGCGCGAGCTGGTCTTCACTCCTACCGACGACCAAAGCGCCTGCCGCTGGCTCGATCTGGCCGCTCCCCCGTCGCAGCGTGCCGTCGACCCGCGTGTCACCGCAGCGGCACACCGGATCCGTGTCGACCCGGCGACGGCGGTGTCCGCACAGGAGCTCGCCGCCGGGGCCGGCCTTTCGGAATCGCGGTTCCTGCACCTGTTTCGCGACGAACTCGGCACGACCCTGCGGCGCTACCGAATTTGGGTGCGGCTCGTCCATGCCGGCGTCGCAATCGCCGGGGGCGCCAACTTGACCGAGGCCGCGATGAAGTCCGGTTTCGCGAGCCCGTCACACCTCGCGGATCGGTTCAAGTCGACGTTCGGACTCTCAGCTAGCCAACTGCTTCAGACTGGGCTTGTGGTGCGGACGCCGTAG
- a CDS encoding type I polyketide synthase gives MSEIAVVGIDCRLPGAPDTHALWQLLMNGDVANRVVPAERWDVDRVHSDQLRPGTMNTRFAHFIDDVDLFDHEFFGISPVEAAALDPQQRLVLQSAWRAIEDAGLDPRALAGTDAGVFVGMMASEWGAMNMIDYPNLTPQRGMGSGHAMVANRVSYHLNLTGPSVSVDTACSSSLTAVHLGCQALTCGDTDLVVAAGVNLMLSPGLSVFYTQAGLSAPDGRCKPFSADADGIGRGEGVGTVILRRLSDAIADRQPIYSVITGSATNQDGKSSGITAPNRWAQSKVMQRALDRAGVAAADVTFVEAHGTGTVLGDMIEANALGDLHRTGRNRPCLIGSIKGNIGHTEGTAGIAALIKTSLALSHRVLPPTVAPAGSNPALRLEQQGLALATNAIELGDEPVTAGVSSYGLGGSNVHVIMTSPPAAAVRPADGHNRVGVITISAHSPNALRRNAAAFADALDATDDVDVAAFCYSTNRVKSSLKHRFAAAGTRTELIRALHAYADAAPAEEPSRGRPGRLRVGLLCTGQGAQYPGMTRELYETCPPYRAHLARAAAAVDATLDTPSGLLNLMFSDDSAIHQTQYAQPALFAVSYALGAALLELGVKPAFLVGHSVGEFAAAALAEVLTLDEAARLVVARGHVMQQLSGGGAMTAVDVPADEVAALVAANPSCGLAAVNGPRSTVVSGPAEAVDRITGQLVARGAKASSLTVSHAFHSPLMAPAEQAFRDAVGEVFPRKATIPLVSTLHGRVIDGTEMDADYWAAQITSPVLFADAITAAPEPTHLIELGPRSTLLALARRCGIGSQIRTLATCAGPDDDGAGIARVAARLYADGLPTSTFGSLYDDDSLTLKRLPPYVFGDGTRFWRDADMAVSAVSAPVASARPDIDGAATTRTDTVAARVRRVIAEIGGYSPDEIEPNTLLSEDLGYDSLLQLRLVEQLRTEYPELEDASIRDLALTIKDVGDVVRYVEDRLVNATA, from the coding sequence ATGAGCGAAATCGCCGTCGTCGGCATCGATTGCCGGTTGCCCGGGGCCCCCGACACCCATGCGCTCTGGCAGTTGCTGATGAACGGCGACGTCGCCAACAGGGTCGTCCCCGCCGAACGATGGGACGTCGATCGCGTCCACAGCGATCAGCTCCGACCGGGCACCATGAACACCCGGTTCGCCCACTTCATCGACGACGTCGACCTTTTCGACCACGAGTTCTTCGGCATCTCACCCGTCGAGGCCGCCGCTCTCGACCCACAGCAACGCCTCGTCCTGCAATCGGCATGGCGCGCCATCGAAGACGCGGGGCTCGATCCACGCGCTCTGGCGGGCACAGACGCAGGCGTGTTCGTCGGGATGATGGCGAGCGAGTGGGGCGCCATGAACATGATCGACTACCCGAACCTCACCCCGCAGCGCGGCATGGGCTCCGGCCACGCCATGGTGGCCAACCGGGTGTCGTACCACCTCAACCTGACCGGTCCCAGCGTCAGCGTCGACACCGCGTGCTCGTCGTCGCTGACTGCGGTCCACCTCGGTTGCCAAGCCCTCACCTGCGGTGACACCGACCTTGTCGTCGCCGCGGGAGTCAACCTCATGCTGAGCCCGGGCCTCTCGGTGTTCTACACCCAGGCCGGGCTGTCCGCGCCCGACGGACGGTGCAAACCGTTCAGCGCCGACGCCGACGGGATCGGACGCGGCGAGGGTGTCGGCACCGTCATACTCCGCCGACTCAGCGATGCGATCGCCGACCGCCAGCCCATTTATTCGGTCATCACCGGGAGCGCCACCAACCAGGACGGCAAGAGCAGCGGCATCACCGCGCCCAACCGGTGGGCACAGTCCAAGGTCATGCAGCGTGCACTCGATCGGGCCGGCGTCGCCGCCGCCGACGTCACGTTCGTCGAAGCACACGGCACCGGAACCGTACTGGGCGACATGATCGAGGCGAACGCGCTCGGCGACCTGCACCGCACGGGACGCAACCGGCCGTGCCTGATCGGCTCGATCAAAGGCAACATCGGGCACACCGAAGGCACAGCGGGTATCGCGGCGCTCATCAAGACCAGCCTGGCGCTTTCCCACCGTGTGCTGCCGCCGACAGTGGCGCCGGCAGGGTCCAATCCGGCGCTGCGCCTGGAACAGCAGGGTCTTGCGCTGGCCACCAACGCAATCGAGCTCGGCGACGAACCGGTTACCGCGGGCGTCAGCTCGTACGGGCTCGGCGGCAGCAACGTCCATGTCATCATGACCAGCCCACCCGCCGCCGCCGTGCGACCCGCAGACGGCCACAACCGAGTCGGCGTGATCACCATTTCCGCTCACTCCCCGAATGCGCTGCGCCGCAACGCTGCGGCCTTCGCGGACGCCCTCGACGCGACCGACGACGTCGATGTCGCGGCGTTCTGCTACAGCACCAACCGGGTCAAGAGCTCACTCAAACACCGCTTCGCTGCGGCCGGTACGCGCACCGAACTCATCCGCGCACTGCACGCCTACGCCGACGCAGCGCCTGCCGAGGAGCCGTCGCGTGGCCGCCCGGGCCGTCTGCGCGTCGGGTTACTGTGCACCGGTCAGGGTGCGCAATACCCAGGCATGACCCGGGAGCTCTACGAGACCTGCCCCCCATACCGGGCACACCTGGCGCGCGCGGCCGCCGCGGTCGATGCCACCCTCGACACCCCGAGCGGTCTGCTGAACCTGATGTTCTCCGACGACTCGGCCATTCACCAGACCCAGTACGCCCAGCCGGCGCTGTTCGCCGTGTCCTATGCCCTCGGCGCCGCGCTGCTCGAACTCGGGGTGAAGCCGGCTTTCCTTGTGGGACACAGTGTCGGCGAGTTCGCCGCCGCGGCGCTCGCCGAGGTCCTGACCCTCGACGAAGCGGCACGACTCGTTGTCGCGCGCGGCCATGTGATGCAACAGCTATCTGGCGGCGGTGCGATGACCGCTGTCGACGTCCCCGCCGACGAGGTCGCCGCCCTGGTGGCAGCCAATCCGTCGTGCGGCCTCGCCGCGGTGAACGGGCCGCGGTCGACCGTCGTGTCCGGTCCCGCAGAGGCCGTCGATCGCATCACCGGCCAGCTGGTCGCGCGCGGGGCGAAAGCCAGCTCGCTCACCGTTTCCCACGCGTTCCATTCCCCGCTCATGGCGCCCGCCGAGCAGGCCTTCCGCGACGCGGTGGGTGAAGTTTTCCCGCGCAAGGCAACGATCCCGCTCGTCTCCACTCTGCACGGCCGGGTCATCGACGGCACGGAGATGGACGCGGACTACTGGGCCGCGCAGATCACCTCGCCCGTCCTGTTCGCCGACGCGATCACCGCCGCACCAGAACCCACTCACCTCATCGAATTAGGACCGCGGTCAACACTTTTGGCCCTTGCGCGTCGGTGCGGCATCGGTTCGCAGATTCGTACCCTGGCGACGTGCGCCGGACCGGACGATGACGGAGCGGGCATCGCACGGGTCGCCGCGCGGCTGTATGCCGACGGGCTGCCCACCTCGACATTCGGCAGCCTCTACGACGACGATTCGTTGACGCTGAAACGGTTGCCGCCCTATGTTTTTGGAGATGGCACCCGGTTCTGGCGCGACGCCGACATGGCCGTCTCTGCCGTGTCCGCGCCGGTCGCGTCGGCACGTCCCGATATCGACGGTGCCGCAACCACCCGCACGGATACCGTCGCCGCAAGAGTCCGTCGTGTGATTGCCGAGATCGGCGGCTACTCACCCGACGAGATCGAGCCGAACACACTTCTCAGCGAGGACCTCGGCTACGACTCACTACTGCAGTTGCGTCTCGTCGAGCAGCTGCGCACCGAGTACCCGGAATTGGAAGACGCATCCATCCGCGACCTGGCGCTGACGATCAAGGACGTCGGCGATGTGGTGCGCTATGTCGAGGACCGCTTGGTCAACGCGACCGCTTGA
- a CDS encoding TIGR03617 family F420-dependent LLM class oxidoreductase, protein MTALFGPTDAIERAHALREAGASGVFTFEGPHDVFAPLTVASTVGGLDLMTNVAIAFPRNPLQLAHQANDMQLLAEGRFTLGLGTQVRAQIEKRYGVAFDRPVARMKELVGALRAIFAAWNDGERLDFRGEYYRHTLMTPTFNPGPNPFGPPPIYLGALGPLLTRATAEVADGLLVMPFGSKRFLHEVTMPNVRKGLAAAGRDIADFDVVPEIIVSVGEDHSAARRLLAFYGSTPAYRPVLDVHGWGDLQPELNALSKQGRWEDMGRLIGDDVLHTIAACGSPADVAAHIRDRVDGVAQQICLYQPGPIAVESLASIVDALGS, encoded by the coding sequence ATGACAGCGTTGTTCGGCCCGACGGATGCGATCGAGCGCGCGCACGCACTACGCGAGGCGGGGGCCAGCGGGGTATTCACGTTCGAGGGGCCGCACGACGTGTTCGCGCCGCTGACGGTGGCTTCGACCGTCGGCGGTCTGGATCTGATGACCAATGTGGCAATCGCGTTCCCGCGCAACCCTCTTCAGCTTGCGCACCAAGCCAACGACATGCAGCTGCTCGCCGAGGGACGCTTTACGCTCGGCCTCGGAACGCAGGTGCGTGCCCAGATCGAGAAGCGCTACGGTGTCGCGTTCGATCGGCCGGTCGCGCGGATGAAGGAGTTGGTCGGGGCGCTGCGTGCGATCTTCGCGGCGTGGAACGACGGTGAGCGCCTCGATTTCCGCGGGGAGTACTACCGGCACACGCTCATGACGCCGACGTTCAACCCGGGTCCCAATCCGTTCGGCCCACCCCCGATCTACCTCGGCGCGCTGGGCCCGCTGCTGACGCGCGCAACCGCCGAGGTCGCCGACGGCCTGCTGGTCATGCCGTTCGGGTCGAAGCGCTTTCTGCACGAGGTGACGATGCCCAACGTCCGCAAGGGGTTGGCCGCGGCCGGCCGCGACATCGCGGACTTCGACGTGGTGCCGGAGATCATCGTCTCGGTGGGGGAGGACCACTCCGCCGCCCGCCGGCTGCTGGCGTTCTACGGGTCGACCCCCGCGTACCGCCCAGTACTGGACGTGCACGGCTGGGGTGACCTGCAGCCCGAGCTGAATGCGCTGTCCAAACAAGGGCGCTGGGAGGACATGGGCAGACTCATCGGCGACGACGTTCTGCACACGATCGCAGCCTGCGGAAGCCCCGCCGACGTCGCCGCGCACATCCGTGACCGGGTCGACGGCGTCGCGCAACAAATCTGTCTCTACCAGCCCGGACCCATCGCCGTGGAGTCATTGGCGTCGATCGTGGACGCACTCGGGTCCTGA
- a CDS encoding flavin-containing monooxygenase: MSDYSDVLIIGAGFSGIGAAYRIREQNPHLSYTILERRERLGGTWDLFQYPGIRSDSDIFTLSFPWEPWTRKEMIADGGDIWQYMADAARKHGIDRHIEFNTRVISADWDSATDTWTVQTEQGGEAKTYRGRFLFFASGYYNYDEPYSPPFPGIEDFKGVVVHPQHWPEDFDYTGKRLVVIGSGATAISMIPSLAETAGHVTMLQRTPSYMLSLQRVQPVINGIRKVLPRRVSHAVARVILSLFGSVLWLVARKAPTFSKRLLRSGAEKYLPEGYDIDTHFTPPYNPWDQRLCFILDGDFYKAVGRHDVDIVTDHIDHIDATGIVLKSGRRIDADVIITATGIQLQALGGVTVSIDGEKIDPHDRFAFRRHLLEDVPNAAWCFGYSNASWTLGADMTARSVAKLLAHMDAHGYTHAYPHLGDVHMAEQPVFNLTSGYVLRSQNVMPKSGDRRPWEVTHNYLRDAVGKRFEDIEDHMVFGRATTASAPQAQSEAVG; this comes from the coding sequence GTGAGCGACTACAGCGACGTTCTGATCATCGGCGCCGGGTTCTCGGGAATCGGTGCGGCGTACCGCATCCGCGAGCAGAACCCGCACCTGAGCTACACGATCCTGGAACGTCGTGAGCGCCTCGGCGGGACATGGGATCTGTTCCAATATCCCGGTATCCGGTCCGACAGCGACATCTTCACCCTGAGCTTTCCCTGGGAGCCGTGGACGCGCAAGGAGATGATCGCCGATGGCGGCGACATCTGGCAGTACATGGCCGACGCGGCACGCAAGCACGGCATCGACAGACACATCGAGTTCAACACCCGTGTCATCTCCGCCGACTGGGATTCGGCGACCGACACCTGGACCGTCCAGACCGAACAGGGCGGGGAGGCGAAGACCTATCGCGGCCGGTTCCTGTTCTTCGCCAGCGGCTATTACAACTACGACGAGCCGTACTCGCCGCCGTTCCCCGGCATCGAGGACTTCAAGGGTGTCGTGGTGCATCCGCAGCACTGGCCCGAGGATTTCGACTACACGGGTAAGCGACTGGTCGTCATCGGCAGCGGTGCGACGGCTATCAGCATGATCCCGTCGCTGGCCGAGACCGCCGGCCACGTCACGATGTTGCAGCGAACACCCTCGTACATGCTGTCGCTACAGCGGGTGCAACCCGTGATCAACGGCATTCGGAAAGTGCTGCCGCGCAGAGTCTCCCACGCGGTGGCACGGGTGATCCTTTCGCTGTTCGGGTCGGTGCTATGGCTGGTCGCACGAAAGGCGCCCACTTTCAGCAAGCGTCTGCTACGCAGCGGTGCCGAAAAGTACCTGCCCGAGGGATATGACATCGACACGCACTTCACGCCGCCGTACAACCCGTGGGACCAGCGGCTGTGTTTCATCCTCGACGGCGATTTCTACAAGGCGGTCGGCAGGCATGACGTCGATATCGTGACCGACCACATCGACCACATCGATGCCACCGGCATCGTGTTGAAGTCGGGTCGACGCATCGACGCCGACGTGATCATCACGGCGACCGGCATCCAGTTGCAGGCGCTGGGCGGAGTCACCGTCAGCATCGACGGCGAGAAGATCGATCCGCATGACCGGTTCGCCTTCCGGCGTCACCTTCTCGAGGACGTGCCCAACGCGGCATGGTGCTTCGGGTATTCGAACGCATCATGGACGCTCGGCGCCGACATGACGGCGCGGTCAGTGGCGAAGCTGTTGGCGCACATGGATGCCCATGGCTATACGCATGCCTACCCGCATCTCGGTGACGTCCACATGGCCGAGCAACCGGTGTTCAACCTCACATCGGGTTATGTGCTGCGCTCACAGAATGTGATGCCGAAATCGGGCGATCGACGGCCGTGGGAAGTGACGCACAATTATCTGCGCGACGCTGTCGGTAAGCGGTTCGAGGACATCGAGGACCACATGGTGTTCGGCCGCGCTACTACGGCGTCCGCACCACAAGCCCAGTCTGAAGCAGTTGGCTAG
- a CDS encoding phosphotransferase family protein: MPSEPAVEDISRLEHSSRDLTQLPAVMSQWLSTVLPGGAVPDITVESGVDSNGMSSETIILTGRWDEDGEAREQKFVARVAPTQQDVPVFSSYRMDHQFDVIRIVGELTDVPVPPVRWLETTGSVLGTQFFLMNYVDGRVPPDVMPYTFGGNWFADAPAESQRALQDSTVEVIAKLHAIPEPEKTFAFLNDGSDSNALRRNFNWLKSWYQFAVPDIGRSELVERSLEWLEANWPESVAATDPVLVWGDSRIGNVLYDGFKPAAVLDWEMATLGPREMDVAWIIFAHMVFQELAGLAGLPGLPHVMREEDVRAVYTEHSGAELGDLQWFYVYSGVIWCCVFMRTTARRVRFGEMETPEDIESLFYHASVLKRLIGDDA, translated from the coding sequence ATGCCAAGCGAACCGGCTGTCGAAGACATCAGCCGCCTCGAGCACTCAAGCCGAGACCTCACCCAGCTGCCCGCGGTGATGTCGCAATGGCTGTCGACCGTGCTGCCCGGCGGCGCCGTCCCGGACATCACCGTGGAAAGCGGTGTGGACTCCAACGGCATGTCTTCGGAGACGATCATCCTGACCGGCCGCTGGGATGAGGACGGCGAGGCACGCGAGCAGAAGTTCGTCGCCCGGGTAGCCCCCACCCAACAGGACGTGCCGGTGTTCTCGTCATACCGCATGGACCATCAGTTCGACGTGATCCGGATCGTCGGCGAGCTGACCGACGTGCCGGTCCCGCCGGTGCGCTGGCTGGAAACCACCGGCTCGGTGCTGGGCACCCAGTTCTTCCTGATGAACTATGTCGACGGGCGCGTCCCGCCCGACGTGATGCCATATACCTTCGGCGGCAACTGGTTTGCCGATGCCCCCGCCGAGAGCCAGCGCGCGCTGCAGGACAGCACCGTCGAGGTGATCGCCAAACTGCATGCGATCCCCGAGCCGGAGAAAACGTTCGCGTTCCTGAACGACGGCTCGGATTCGAATGCCCTGCGGCGCAATTTCAACTGGCTCAAGTCCTGGTACCAGTTCGCGGTGCCGGATATCGGCCGCTCCGAGTTGGTCGAGCGCTCGCTGGAGTGGCTGGAGGCCAACTGGCCCGAGTCCGTCGCCGCCACCGACCCCGTTCTGGTCTGGGGCGACTCGCGTATCGGCAACGTGCTTTACGACGGGTTCAAGCCAGCAGCGGTGCTTGACTGGGAGATGGCCACGCTCGGTCCGCGCGAGATGGACGTGGCGTGGATCATCTTCGCCCATATGGTCTTTCAGGAACTCGCCGGCCTGGCAGGCCTGCCGGGACTGCCCCACGTCATGCGCGAAGAGGACGTGCGGGCGGTGTACACCGAGCACAGCGGCGCCGAACTCGGTGATCTGCAGTGGTTCTACGTGTACTCCGGCGTGATCTGGTGTTGCGTCTTCATGCGAACCACGGCCCGTCGAGTCCGCTTCGGCGAGATGGAGACACCAGAAGACATCGAATCGCTGTTCTACCACGCCTCCGTACTCAAACGACTCATTGGAGATGACGCCTGA
- a CDS encoding PIG-L deacetylase family protein, which produces MAELQVFPSDWDSALVLVPHPDDPEYGVAAAVAKWTAAGKTVRYALACRGEVGIEGMAPEEAGPLREREQRRSAAIVGVDHVEFWDFPDSKIFNTPELRAKIAQVITDLAPDVVITLYSGPEWAPGAPNQRDHIEFSNAVAGAVDSLGRAPMWFFECGPDGTHGETVDDGFVEQAIEALTAHQVYLSVLDPDTPVAVQARVQIERGTKPHPAFEGRRTVEFILKRSR; this is translated from the coding sequence GTGGCCGAGCTTCAGGTTTTTCCGTCCGACTGGGACAGCGCACTGGTTCTGGTGCCCCACCCCGACGATCCCGAGTACGGGGTAGCCGCTGCGGTCGCCAAGTGGACTGCGGCAGGCAAGACCGTGCGTTACGCGTTGGCGTGCCGAGGCGAAGTCGGCATCGAAGGCATGGCGCCAGAAGAAGCGGGCCCTCTGCGCGAACGTGAGCAGCGCAGATCGGCCGCCATAGTGGGCGTGGACCACGTGGAGTTCTGGGACTTCCCCGACAGCAAGATCTTCAACACCCCCGAGCTGCGCGCGAAGATCGCCCAGGTCATCACCGACTTGGCGCCCGACGTTGTGATCACGTTGTACAGCGGACCGGAATGGGCGCCGGGTGCGCCCAACCAGCGAGACCACATCGAGTTTTCGAATGCTGTCGCGGGAGCCGTGGATTCGCTTGGGCGCGCACCAATGTGGTTCTTCGAATGTGGTCCCGACGGGACGCACGGTGAAACGGTCGACGACGGGTTCGTCGAGCAGGCGATCGAGGCGCTCACCGCGCACCAGGTCTATCTCTCCGTTCTCGATCCGGACACGCCCGTCGCGGTGCAGGCTCGCGTGCAGATCGAGCGGGGTACCAAGCCTCATCCAGCCTTCGAGGGCCGGCGCACCGTCGAGTTCATCCTCAAGCGGTCGCGTTGA